A single Dermacentor albipictus isolate Rhodes 1998 colony chromosome 3, USDA_Dalb.pri_finalv2, whole genome shotgun sequence DNA region contains:
- the LOC139057260 gene encoding uncharacterized protein, protein MSAKVLNIHKKTKKLIMCMALRRSPSAEPLLEKPACQQAIMRADNPTPLPADAPHVLRVEQAQSALKTTRRATWNTYISRLDRDQYTVFSCWLLLVTSVGLFIVLLLTFGKQFCMVVFLSISGLVVLFVLFVQPPEGTLRRQALRDVLVRRATDVGPGPAVASVHSQENVVVASAAASGSPASLHQKKKSPMGLNLVESPSLSSAPMYQLRKASMMFEKYDEACHVALPPSATSRAPQETTKRGFFRALISRIRKGHLQVNPYYTTLTEDALSIEEGAAESTTTKASARRSFDRGKGPTPEIKKRIGFQEDPLMEGEQLTGANTPPSTQSVSRRQRRSQSIRPLSDTEFSSRGRLDRSASVFATVTPGSSAPGLRPLKSGVKGSVTPKLGAPTKRTTSSVASRRTVNFTGVTSPAKKTSSPPRARMVEEWHKVANSSVSTGEEEPTIEECVFVSDRKPRETTTTHTKGSSSRKRRRGPQTSSSSPDMRVGSSRTYMLRDSFDGYRKIHHVWSK, encoded by the exons ATGTCGGCGAAAGTGCTCAACATCCacaagaagacgaagaagttgaTCATGTGTATGGCGCTTAGGCGGTCACCGAGCGCTGAGCCTTTGTTGGAAAAGCCGGCTTGCCAACAAGCAATTATGCGGGCGGACAACCCGACACCCCTCCCTGCTGATGC GCCGCACGTCCTGCGCGTCGAGCAGGCGCAAAGCGCCCTGAAAACAACGCGCCGAGCGACCTGGAACACGTACATATCCCGGTTGGACCGGGACCAGTACACGGTGTTTTCCTGTTGGCTCCTGCTCGTCACCTCCGTGGGCCTGTTCATCGTCCTCCTGCTGACGTTCGGCAAGCAGTTCTGCATGGTCGTGTTTCTGTCCATAAGCGGCCTGGTCGTGCTCTTCGTGCTTTTCGTGCAACCGCCCGAAGGCACGCTCAGGCGCCAAGCCCTGAGAGACGTGCTCGTGCGCCGCGCGACCGACGTCGGCCCAGGCCCCGCGGTCGCCTCGGTGCACAGCCAGGAGAACGTCGTCGTGGCGTCTGCCGCCGCCTCGGGCTCTCCCGCCTCTCTACACCAGAAGAAGAAGTCCCCGATGGGCCTCAATTTAGTGGAGTCGCCCTCCCTGTCCTCTGCGCCCATGTACCAGCTGCGCAAGGCCAGCATGATGTTCGAGAAGTACGACGAAGCCTGCCACGTGGCCCTGCCGCCTTCTGCGACCAGTCGGGCCCCGCAGGAGACAACGAAGCGTGGTTTCTTCCGCGCTCTCATCTCCCGGATTCGGAAGGGACACCTCCAAGTGAACCCTTACTACACGACACTCACTGAGGACGCGCTCAGCATCGAGGAAGGTGCGGCCGAATCCACGACCACGAAAGCGTCGGCGCGGCGAAGTTTTGACCGTGGCAAGGGCCCCACGCCGGAGATCAAGAAACGCATCGGCTTCCAGGAGGATCCACTGATGGAAGGCGAACAGCTTACGGGTGCGAACACTCCCCCTAGCACCCAGAGCGTGTCCAGGCGCCAGCGCAGGAGTCAGTCCATACGGCCACTTAGCGATACTGAATTCAGCAGCCGCGGCAGGCTCGACCGAAGCGCTTCGGTCTTCGCCACCGTCACGCCGGGCTCATCCGCGCCGGGCCTGAGGCCCCTCAAGAGCGGCGTCAAGGGCAGCGTGACGCCCAAGTTGGGCGCGCCCACCAAGCGTACGACTTCCTCAGTCGCGTCGCGGCGCACGGTCAACTTCACGGGGGTGACGTCGCCTGCAAAGAAAACGTCGTCGCCGCCGCGAGCGCGCATGGTGGAAGAATGGCACAAGGTGGCGAATTCTTCCGTCTCCACAGGCGAGGAAGAGCCCACGATCGAGGAGTGCGTGTTCGTGAGCGATCGCAAACCACGCGAGACGACCACGACGCACACCAAGGGCTCGTCATCACGCAAGCGACGACGCGGACCTCAAACCAGCTCGTCGTCGCCAGACATGAGGGTGGGCTCTAGCAGGACGTACATGTTGCGGGACTCGTTCGACGGCTACCGAAAGATCCACCACGTGTGGAGTAAATGA